A part of Oncorhynchus masou masou isolate Uvic2021 chromosome 21, UVic_Omas_1.1, whole genome shotgun sequence genomic DNA contains:
- the LOC135507785 gene encoding uncharacterized protein LOC135507785 isoform X2: MNSLVGYGVSSDSDSDGDIGNNKKTESKVDGETQKKGRNFLLESGSASSESDCDCDPEKEGDPVSQLKPKRPPPACMAPPSESRTPLLPAPPSSLSHKLPPPPLGASSKSGVFANPFKAQADQKLNVLQKHVPLTLLARPSQIGGKRMCVAYRKDGRCRFGIKCKFAHDSDLQSSIIPNDYDPPAGDDPGSDQADPNAGGFPYMGRQNFHHNQGGDPEEEGQQSRKRRVGLSNTLVPPKRSMKNYAMQRKREQVKLN; the protein is encoded by the exons ATGAATTCTCTCGTTGGCTATGGCGTGTCCTCTGATTCTGACAGCGATGGGGATATTGGAAACAACAAGAA GACTGAGAGCAAGGTGGATGGAGAGACCCAGAAGAAGGGCCGCAATTTCCTCCTAGAGTCCGGGTCAGCCTCCAGTGAGTCAgactgtgactgtgacccagagaaagagggggaccCCGTATCTCAACTAAAACCTAAACGCcctcctcctgcctgtatggCACCCCCCTCTGAGTCCcggacccctctcctccctgcacccCCTAGTTCCCTCTCCCACAaactcccccctccacccctcggGGCCTCGTCCAAGAGTGGCGTATTCGCCAACCCCTTCAAGGCGCAAGCCGACCAGAAGCTCAACGTCTTGCAGAAGCACGTCCCTCTCACTCTGCTGGCCCGGCCCTCCCAGATAGGAGGCAAGAGGATGTGCGTGGCGTACAGGAAGGACGGACGCTGCAGGTTCGGGATCAAATGCAAGTTTGCCCATGACAGCGACCTCCAGAGCTCCATCATTCCCAATGACTATGACCCCCCTGCGGGTGACGATCCCGGATCGGACCAAGCTGACCCCAACGCGGGCGGCTTTCCATACATGGGTCGCCAGAACTTTCACCACAACCAGGGAGGAGACCCTGAAGAGGAGGGTCAGCAGTctaggaagaggagagtagggctGAGTAACACCCTAGTGCCTCCTAAAAGGTCAATGAAGAATTAtgcaatgcagaggaagagagaacaggtcaAATTGAACTGA